In Limanda limanda chromosome 21, fLimLim1.1, whole genome shotgun sequence, a genomic segment contains:
- the rangap1b gene encoding ran GTPase-activating protein 1b — protein sequence MASDDISQLADALAKTHVGDGELSYKGLGLKLDDAESVEELVREIQQYQGLRALRLEGNTFGVEAARAIAKALESKDQLQRCYWSDMFTARLRSEIPTALRSLGSALMSAGARLTELDLSDNAFGPDGVKGIEQLLKSPSCHTLRELRLNNCGMGIGGGKILAEALIDCHRQSLAHGAQFKLRVFIAGRNRLENEGARALAKAFQLMGSLEEVHMPQNGINHKGVMALASAMRHNPELRVLNFNDNTFTKRGTLAMVQALRYLRHVEVINFGDCLVRSEGAIALAAVLREGLPILREMNLSFGEITEAAALVVAQAVMDKTHMEKVDLNGNCLGEEGCEALREIMENMDKGDMLASLSDDEGDTDEEDDEDDDDDDEEEEDEDDEEESDDSNEDNEDDEEIVKENGVSRADNSPPKLPSPAELTSFLSCPTVEELLRLGETRTNLMQQIDVSDPHEAADVLLKIASLYGEEPETKTAVLETIDDVLKKLFCGSTIQSYSFLSTLLVMMGLLKGEGKNKKVSLVPGQLLCLKHAVQQHYFSHHHALLLNNFMSKNSDALKSCSAAREKLCSALEKRCHDQH from the exons ATGGCCTCAGATGACATATCACAGCTGGCTGATGCTCTCGCCAAGACCCACGTCGGTGATGGAGAGTTGAGCTACAAAGGCCTGGGACTGAAGCTGGACGACGCCGAGTCAG TGGAGGAGCTGGTCCGTGAGATCCAGCAGTACCAGGGTCTGAGAGCTCTCCGCCTGGAGGGGAACACGTTCGGTGTGGAGGCAGCCCGAGCCATCGCCAAGGCGCTGGAGAGCAAAGACCAGCTCCAG AGATGTTACTGGAGCGACATGTTCACCGCAAGGCTGCGTTCAGAAATCCCAACAGCTCTG AGGTCACTAGGCAGTGCATTGATGAGCGCAGGGGCCCGGCTGACTGAGTTGGACCTGAGTGACAACGCTTTTGGGCCGGATGGCGTGAAGGGAATCGAGCAGCTGCTGAAGAGCCCTTCCTGCCACACGCTGAGGGAGCTGAGGCTCAACAACTGCGGCATGGGCATCGGAGGAGGAAAG ATCTTGGCTGAAGCGCTGATCGACTGCCACAGACAGTCACTTGCCCACGGAGCTCAGTTTAAACTGAGAGTGTTCATCGCTGGCAGGAATCGCCTGGAGAATGAAGGAGCCCGTGCCCTGGCCAAGGCCTTTCag CTGATGGGCAGCCTGGAGGAAGTCCACATGCCCCAGAATGGCATCAACCATAAAGGTGTGATGGCGTTGGCTTCAGCCATGCGACACAACCCAGAGCTCCGTGTCCTCAACTTCAATGACAACACCTTCACCAAGAGGGGAACACTAGCCATGGTCCAG GCTCTGAGGTATCTGAGACACGTCGAGGTGATCAACTTCGGTGACTGTCTGGTTCGCTCTGAAGGAGCAATCGCCCTCGCTGCAGTCTTGAGAGAGGGACTGCCGATCCTCAGG GAGATGAACTTGTCATTTGGTGAGATCACAGAGGCGGCGGCGCTGGTGGTGGCTCAGGCTGTCATGGACAAAACGCACATGGAGAAAGTGGATCTGAACG GTAACTGTCTGGGAGAGGAAGGCTGTGAGGCTTTGAGAGAGATTATGGAGAACATGGACAAAGGAGACATGCTGGCATCACTcag CGACGATGAGGGTGATactgatgaggaagatgatgaggacgacgacgatgatgatgaggaggaggaggatgaggatgatgaggaagagagTGACGACAGTAATGAAGACAatgaggacgatgaggaaaTTGTCAAGGAAAATGGAGTGTCAAGAGCAGACAACAGTCCTCCAAAACTTCCCAGCCCA GCAGAGCTCACGTCTTTCCTCAGCTGCCCCACTGTTGAGGAGCTTCTTCGGCTTGGAGAGACGAGGACAAACCTGATGCAACAG ATTGATGTATCTGACCCACATGAGGCTGCCGATGTCCTTCTGAAAATTGCTTCTTTGTACGGCGAGGAACCAGAGACCAAGACAGCGGTTCTAGAAACTATCG ATGATGTGTTGAAAAAGCTCTTCTGTGGTTCAACCATCCAGTCCTACAGCTTCCTCTCCACACTGCTGGTCATGATGGGACTCCTTAAG GGAGAGGGGAAGAATAAAAAGGTGTCGCTGGTCCCAGGCCAACTGTTGTGTTTGAAGCATGCGGTCCAGCAGCACTACTTCTCTCACCATCATGCCCTGCTGCTTAACAACTTCATGTCCAA GAATAGCGATGCTCTCAAGTCCTGCAGTGCTGCCAGAGAGAAGCTGTGCTCTGCTCTGGAGAAGAGGTGCCACGACCAACACTGA
- the chadlb gene encoding chondroadherin-like b produces the protein MLFPPQTHSHLCPDTLWVPLLCLLLLCVPAAHTAKCPQQCVCDQIQLTVTCINRNLTQVPPNADEITVKLDLRGNDIQELPTGAFKHTPYLTHLSLQRCNIRTVKEGAFRGLGRLVFLNLANNNIEILYQESFDGLSSLKQLMIDRNRVEEIQPGAFSQLGFLNLLSLTHNQLVYIPNMAFQGLQNIKWMRLSHNSLNYLDTEAFAGLFTLTRLSLDHNELQFFPTETMTRLPGVTRLDLSYNPMTYLGEEAVSMAKLAQLFLDHMSLQDMANTAILKSPSLTHLDISFNQLRVLQPFSEGSPKLARLNMAGNPIYCNCYLRPLREWAIRGKVKLMGTCGGPDHFVGENLEAVYPSELRCQSQEAMLKAEFEEATRITPPPTEAPENKVKCPANCVCEAETHHSSCENRSHTKVPRGFSPNTRLLDLRGNHFHYIPGNSFPGVAQVVSLHLQRCKIVDVESGAFSGMKGLIYLYLSENDLTSISPDAFKGLPQLTYLHLEKNRFTSFPKGAFKLVPSLLALHLENNAVTKLEAGILTGAEGLRALYLTGNAIDHISPRALDQASDLDTLHLGGNKLQEVPTEALSKSGNLRDLRLSGNTIRWVGPNTFRPLERSLKELYLDNMGLEKMSQNSLAGLGPGLRSLFLEGNQLEELPDLHPLTSLEVINLAGNPLMCDCPLLPLRLWIEKVNLKVRATCSNPPELRGRRVKDVHIFKACPGGESLPAMPTVTLKPAKAPKTTKPKPMHLTGVRHVKMLKAKPKLHKTPNTKQAAAKKTKSVA, from the exons ATGTTATTCCCCCCCCAGACACACTCCCATCTCTGTCCTGACACCCTTTGGGTCCCACtgctctgcctgctgctcctctgcgtccctgcagcacacacagctAAATGtccacagcagtgtgtgtgtgaccagatCCAGCTCACTGTGACCTGCATCAACAGGAACCTGACCCAAGTTCCTCCTAATGCTGATGAG ATCACAGTTAAGTTGGATCTCCGAGGCAACGATATCCAGGAGCTTCCAACTGGGGCTTTCAAACACACGCCCTACCTCACTCACCTGTCGCTGCAGCGCTGTAACATCCGCACGGTGAAGGAGGGGGCGTTCCGCGGCCTCGGTCGCTTGGTTTTCCTCAACCTGGCCAACAACAATATTGAGATCCTCTACCAG GAGTCGTTTGATGGTCTTTCATCGCTGAAGCAGCTCATGATCGACCGGAACCGCGTGGAAGAGATCCAGCCTGGAGCTTTCTCTCAGCTGGGATTCCTCAACCTGCTCTCCCTTACGCACAATCAGCTGGTGTACATCCCCAACATGGCCTTCCAG GGCTTGCAGAACATCAAATGGATGCGTCTCAGTCACAACTCTCTGAACTACCTGGACACTGAGGCCTTCGCTGGTCTGTTCACTCTCACCCGTCTCAGTCTGGACCACAACGAGCTGCAGTTCTTTCCTACTGAGACCATGACTAG ACTTCCAGGGGTGACTCGTCTGGATCTGAGCTATAACCCTATGACGTACCTCGGGGAAGAGGCAGTGTCCATGGCCAAGCTCGCCCAATTGTTCCTTGACCACATGTCCCTGCAGGACATGGCCAACACGGCTATTTTGAAATCGCCCAGCCTCACCCACCTGGACATCAGCTTCAACCAGCTGCGTGTCCTCCAGCCATTCTCTGAAGGTTCCCCGAAGCTGGCACGCCTCAACATGGCTGGGAACCCCATCTACTGCAACTGCTACCTGCGTCCGCTCAG GGAGTGGGCGATCCGTGGCAAGGTGAAGTTGATGGGCACATGTGGGGGACCAGACCATTTTGTTGGAGAAAACCTGGAAGCTGTCTACCCTTCAGAGCTGCGATGCCAGAGTCAGGAAGCCATGCTGAAGGCCGAGTTTGAGGAGGCCACCAGGATCACACCCCCGCCCACTGAGGCGCCAGAGAACAAAGTCAAGTGTCCTGCCAACTGTGTCTGTGAG GCTGAGACGCACcattcttcatgtgaaaatCGCAGTCACACCAAAGTTCCCCGGGGTTTCTCTCCCAACACGCGCCTCCTCGACCTGCGTGGCAACCACTTCCATTACATCCCTGGCAACAGTTTCCCCGGTGTCGCCCAGGTTGTGTCCCTGCACCTGCAGCGCTGCAAGATCGTGGACGTGGAAAGCGGCGCTTTCAGTGGGATGAAGGGACTGATCTACTTGTACCTGTCAGAGAACGACCTCACTTCTATCAGCCCTGATGCCTTTAAAG GTCTCCCCCAACTGACTTACCTTCACCTGGAGAAAAACCGCTTCACCAGTTTCCCCAAAGGAGCCTTCAAACTGGTGCCTAGCCTGCTCGCACTTCACTTGGAGAACAACGCTGTCACCAAGCTGGAGGCTGGCATCCTGACTGGTGCAGAGGGTCTCAGGGCTCTCTACCTCACTGGGAATGCAATCGATCACATCTCGCCCAGGGCTTTGGACCAGGCCAGCGACCTTGACACGCTCCACCTGGGAGGAAACAAGCTGCAGGAGGTACCCACTGAAGCTCTGAGCAAGTCGGGGAACCTCAGAGACCTGAGGCTGTCTGGGAATACAATCCGCTGGGTGGGTCCGAACACGTTTCGTCCTCTGGAGAGGTCACTGAAGGAGCTGTATCTGGATAACATGGGGCTCGAGAAG ATGTCGCAGAACTCCCTGGCAGGCCTGGGTCCTGGGTTGAGAAGCCTCTTCCTGGAGGGAAACCAGCTGGAGGAGTTGCCTGACCTACACCCGCTCACGTCTTTGGAGGTCATCAACCTGGCAGGCAATCCTCTGATGTGTGACTGCCCTCTGCTGCCACTACGCTT GTGGATTGAGAAAGTAAACCTGAAGGTACGAGCCACCTGTAGCAACCCCCCTGAGCTGAGGGGTCGCAGGGTCAAAGATGTCCATATCTTCAAAGCCTGCCCCGGTGGAGAGAGCCTACCCGCCATGCCTACAGTCACCCTAAAGCCCGCTAAGGCACCCAAGACAACCAAACCCAAGCCAATGCACCTCACTGGTGTCAGGCACGTCAAGATGCTCAAAGCAAAACCCAAACTTCACAAGACTCCGAACACCAAGCAAGCAGCAGCCAAGAAAACCAAGAGCGTGGCTTGA